The Deltaproteobacteria bacterium genome includes a region encoding these proteins:
- a CDS encoding CoA-binding protein yields the protein MSQPEIVAELEPLFHPRSVAVIGATNNLTKWGFSTFYSLIRHFQGDLFAVNNRDTEILGYPAYAKVTDIPGMVDLVVIVIPPDKVAEVMEDCIEKEVKAAVIITAGFAEVGAHGRALQDEVVEVARRGGLRLVGPNCMGMWSAAANLTAFMFPLPIKKGPLALISQGGNVGGALVADAFSRGIGFRYYVSCGCTADIQIEDYIEYMGYDDSVRVIMVYIEGLTDGQRFVEKVKPVTLKKPVIALKPGKTDAAARAIISHSGSLSGSTMIYEAAFKKAGVIRTETTMELLDVAVALLTQPLPRGRNVV from the coding sequence ATGAGTCAGCCAGAAATTGTTGCAGAACTTGAACCGCTGTTTCATCCTCGATCGGTTGCTGTCATCGGCGCTACAAATAATCTGACTAAATGGGGATTTTCAACCTTTTACAGCTTGATAAGACACTTTCAGGGTGATCTTTTTGCTGTCAACAACCGCGACACCGAAATCCTTGGCTACCCGGCCTATGCCAAGGTAACTGACATTCCCGGAATGGTAGATCTTGTGGTCATCGTGATTCCTCCAGACAAAGTAGCCGAAGTAATGGAGGATTGTATCGAAAAAGAAGTGAAGGCGGCCGTGATCATTACCGCAGGTTTTGCCGAGGTCGGAGCTCATGGCAGGGCGCTGCAAGATGAGGTGGTAGAAGTAGCTCGCAGAGGCGGCCTTCGCCTAGTCGGCCCCAACTGTATGGGGATGTGGAGCGCGGCGGCAAATCTGACGGCCTTTATGTTCCCTTTGCCCATTAAGAAAGGTCCTCTGGCCTTGATCTCACAAGGTGGCAATGTCGGCGGCGCTCTGGTGGCGGACGCCTTCTCCCGAGGAATTGGGTTTCGATATTATGTTAGCTGTGGTTGTACTGCCGATATCCAGATTGAGGACTATATTGAGTACATGGGATATGACGACTCGGTCAGGGTCATTATGGTTTACATCGAGGGTTTGACCGATGGCCAGCGGTTTGTGGAGAAGGTCAAGCCGGTGACCTTAAAAAAGCCGGTGATTGCCCTCAAGCCTGGCAAAACGGATGCCGCAGCCCGCGCCATCATATCCCATTCAGGGTCATTGTCAGGTTCGACCATGATTTATGAAGCCGCATTCAAGAAAGCCGGTGTAATCCGTACTGAAACGACGATGGAACTCCTGGACGTGGCTGTTGCCTTACTGACCCAGCCTCTTCCCCGCGGCCGCAACGTGGTGAT